A window of the Chthonomonas sp. genome harbors these coding sequences:
- the lepB gene encoding signal peptidase I has protein sequence MEFLAPFLAQSQTSPTVNFIDSIARTKISVIVIVCLVATILRLAINPVLHRAPAHLRQSGNLRALRFATELLDAIVYAGIFVFMVIRPFILQTFVIPSGSMVPTLMVSDMIIANKWVYRFNEPERGDIVIFRPPALAIEQGPPGTAPDTSYIKRLLGVPGDVVEMDDNRLKLNGKFVEDKAMHFSLALNERTFNPIEPTDVSANAVMDFKMVEQGGKLLAVQRYNSQGPTYLLVMGKMVTDPVEVDEIWKKPAAKIPDGKFLMVGDNRNNSGDGRFWGLVDRDDIIGRSEVIFFPVGRMSRTKSVTLGK, from the coding sequence GTGGAGTTTCTCGCTCCCTTTCTCGCGCAATCGCAGACGAGCCCTACGGTCAATTTTATTGACTCGATCGCTCGGACGAAAATTAGCGTTATCGTCATCGTGTGCCTCGTGGCCACGATTCTGCGCCTGGCCATCAACCCGGTTCTGCACCGCGCTCCGGCGCACCTGCGGCAATCGGGCAACCTGCGGGCCTTGCGCTTCGCCACGGAACTGCTCGATGCCATTGTGTACGCGGGCATTTTCGTGTTCATGGTCATTCGGCCGTTTATCCTGCAGACCTTCGTGATCCCTTCGGGCTCGATGGTGCCGACTTTGATGGTCAGCGACATGATCATTGCCAACAAGTGGGTCTATCGGTTTAACGAGCCGGAGCGCGGCGACATCGTCATTTTCCGTCCGCCGGCTCTTGCCATTGAGCAAGGCCCTCCCGGTACCGCCCCCGACACGAGCTACATCAAGCGTCTGCTTGGCGTGCCGGGCGACGTGGTTGAGATGGACGACAACCGCCTGAAGCTCAACGGCAAGTTCGTTGAGGACAAGGCCATGCACTTTAGCCTCGCCCTGAACGAGCGCACGTTCAATCCGATCGAACCGACCGATGTCAGCGCCAACGCGGTGATGGACTTTAAGATGGTCGAGCAAGGCGGCAAACTGCTGGCCGTGCAGCGCTATAACTCCCAAGGGCCGACCTACCTGCTCGTGATGGGCAAGATGGTGACCGACCCCGTGGAGGTAGACGAGATTTGGAAGAAGCCGGCGGCGAAGATTCCCGATGGCAAGTTCCTGATGGTTGGCGACAACCGCAACAACTCCGGCGACGGTCGGTTTTGGGGACTCGTTGATCGCGACGACATCATCGGGCGGAGCGAAGTGATCTTCTTCCCGGTTGGTCGCATGAGCCGAACAAAGTCAGTTACCTTAGGAAAGTGA
- the serS gene encoding serine--tRNA ligase — MIDRNRLRTQQEALQQGFAAKNIQVDLSAWNALDQQHRSLLQEVESARAEQNKASKEIGALMAQGKRDEAEAAKSAVAGFKTIIGTNEPKLAEIEAEMVTMEQRMPNPPHADVPVAFSEADNLIVREWGERPTNVAPIPHWESAAKMGMLDLERAAKISGSGFAVYTGWGARLQRALFNFMIDHQTMTNGYREIYPPVIVNSKSLFGTAQLPKFEEDLFKIDDNKYLIPTAEVPVTNLYADEILEPGMVPMKMAAMSGCFRREAGSAGKDTRGIQRVHQFDKVELVRYALPENSYDDLEQLTQDAASILEALGLHYRVAMLCSGELSANNTKCYDLEIWSPGMEKYLEVSSCSNFEDFQARRANIRFRREAGAKPEFVHTLNGSGVACPRLFIVLLESLYKPGYGMDVPAALQPYVGAAHIPEL; from the coding sequence ATGATTGATCGCAATCGCCTTCGGACACAACAAGAAGCTCTGCAACAGGGCTTCGCCGCCAAGAACATTCAGGTCGATCTCTCGGCTTGGAATGCGCTCGACCAGCAGCATCGCTCGCTTCTGCAGGAAGTCGAGAGCGCGCGCGCCGAGCAAAACAAGGCGAGCAAGGAAATTGGAGCGCTCATGGCCCAGGGCAAGCGCGACGAGGCCGAAGCCGCCAAGAGCGCGGTGGCCGGATTCAAGACGATCATCGGCACCAACGAGCCTAAGCTCGCCGAGATCGAAGCCGAGATGGTGACGATGGAGCAACGCATGCCGAACCCGCCGCACGCCGACGTGCCGGTGGCGTTTAGCGAAGCGGACAACCTTATCGTCCGCGAGTGGGGCGAGCGTCCGACCAACGTCGCGCCGATTCCGCACTGGGAATCCGCCGCGAAAATGGGCATGCTCGACCTGGAGCGCGCCGCAAAAATCAGCGGCAGCGGCTTCGCGGTCTACACCGGTTGGGGCGCCCGCCTGCAACGCGCGTTGTTCAACTTCATGATCGACCACCAAACCATGACCAACGGCTACCGAGAAATCTATCCGCCGGTCATCGTGAACTCCAAGTCGCTGTTTGGCACGGCCCAGTTGCCAAAGTTCGAGGAAGACCTCTTTAAGATCGACGACAACAAGTATCTGATTCCGACCGCCGAAGTGCCGGTTACCAACCTGTACGCCGACGAGATTCTCGAGCCCGGCATGGTGCCGATGAAGATGGCTGCGATGTCCGGCTGTTTCCGCCGCGAGGCGGGTTCGGCGGGCAAAGATACCCGCGGAATCCAGCGCGTCCACCAGTTCGATAAGGTCGAGCTTGTGCGCTACGCATTGCCCGAAAACAGCTACGACGACCTCGAGCAGCTCACCCAGGACGCGGCCAGCATTCTGGAGGCCCTGGGCCTGCACTACCGCGTCGCGATGCTATGCTCCGGCGAGCTCAGCGCCAACAACACCAAGTGCTACGACCTGGAAATCTGGTCGCCGGGCATGGAGAAGTACCTTGAGGTCTCCAGCTGCTCCAACTTCGAAGACTTCCAGGCGCGGCGCGCCAACATCCGGTTCCGACGCGAAGCGGGTGCTAAGCCCGAGTTCGTGCACACGCTCAACGGAAGCGGCGTCGCCTGCCCGCGGCTGTTCATCGTGTTGCTGGAGTCGCTGTATAAACCGGGTTACGGCATGGATGTGCCGGCGGCGCTCCAACCTTATGTTGGGGCGGCGCACATTCCTGAGCTTTAG
- a CDS encoding SLBB domain-containing protein, translating into MLRRALLPILLLIAIPAGLVAQTAAKLRSGDRLRITVLEHLPFSGEFRIMNDGSVSGDGFGRVVLAGKTLSQANEAIRAALAKRLKDPHVTVSLLEQRRDVVYIVNLASSIRLPQSASGATEIQPGTTVRQVLGGTGEATEPDRIRVRVMRGAQTLATATLAEVLRGPAGATKLQSEDVVIVEPAPQSRVWVTGNVARPGSILVPQGANVQQAVAAAGGINGDANDFELFVRRGPESIPVSLNRGPNAAPFALQDGDTLSIETPERVTVVVDGEVKEPKEVSAKRSDLSLEKLIAQAGGALPTATLSNVLIARQGETFRIDLNQLLREGRPLDFQIRSGDYIYVRPNERRFFVVGEVTTAGEFLMKDGVEVRLADALARANGLRPTGSLLRVAVARPDKNGKYVVTTYNLDRFIKDGKLDDNPVLQPDDVVYFGTPKGIRLTDVSTALSGLLIIRSLGR; encoded by the coding sequence ATGCTGCGCCGTGCGCTCCTTCCCATCCTGCTGCTTATCGCGATCCCCGCCGGGCTCGTGGCGCAGACCGCCGCCAAACTTCGCTCCGGCGACCGCTTGCGGATCACCGTGCTGGAGCACCTCCCCTTCTCGGGCGAGTTCCGCATCATGAACGATGGCAGCGTCTCGGGGGACGGCTTCGGCCGCGTCGTCCTGGCCGGCAAAACCTTGTCCCAAGCCAACGAGGCGATCCGCGCCGCGCTCGCAAAGCGGCTCAAGGATCCGCACGTCACGGTGAGCCTGCTCGAGCAACGCCGCGACGTGGTCTACATCGTCAACCTCGCGTCGAGCATCCGGCTCCCGCAATCGGCGAGCGGCGCCACCGAGATTCAACCGGGAACGACCGTGCGCCAAGTGCTCGGCGGCACCGGCGAGGCCACTGAGCCCGACCGCATTCGTGTTCGCGTCATGCGCGGCGCGCAGACACTCGCTACCGCCACGCTCGCCGAGGTTCTCCGTGGACCCGCCGGCGCGACCAAGCTTCAATCCGAGGATGTGGTCATTGTCGAACCCGCGCCCCAATCGCGCGTTTGGGTGACCGGCAACGTCGCCCGACCTGGCTCCATCCTCGTGCCGCAAGGCGCAAACGTGCAGCAAGCTGTGGCCGCCGCGGGCGGGATCAATGGCGACGCGAACGACTTTGAGCTCTTCGTGCGTCGCGGCCCCGAAAGCATTCCCGTGAGCCTGAACCGCGGCCCCAACGCGGCGCCGTTTGCGCTGCAAGATGGCGACACCCTGAGCATCGAAACCCCGGAGCGAGTGACGGTAGTTGTGGACGGCGAGGTGAAAGAGCCGAAGGAAGTCTCCGCCAAGCGCAGCGATCTGAGTCTGGAAAAGCTCATTGCCCAAGCCGGGGGCGCGTTGCCCACGGCCACGCTCTCCAACGTGCTCATCGCTCGCCAAGGCGAAACGTTCCGCATTGACCTGAACCAACTCCTGCGCGAGGGTCGCCCCCTCGACTTCCAAATCCGTTCGGGCGATTACATCTACGTCCGGCCGAACGAGCGCCGATTCTTTGTCGTGGGTGAGGTCACCACCGCCGGCGAATTCCTCATGAAGGATGGCGTCGAGGTGCGGCTAGCCGACGCTCTGGCCCGCGCCAATGGCCTCCGACCAACCGGCTCGCTTCTGCGAGTCGCGGTTGCTCGACCCGACAAGAACGGCAAGTACGTCGTGACGACCTACAACCTCGACCGCTTTATCAAAGACGGCAAACTCGACGACAACCCGGTGCTCCAACCCGATGATGTCGTCTACTTCGGCACGCCCAAGGGCATTCGCCTCACCGACGTCAGCACCGCCCTCTCCGGCCTGCTCATTATCCGCTCCCTCGGACGCTAA
- a CDS encoding diguanylate cyclase: protein MTFSPMQQLSDLNLMPVWVTPSHRALSARVLMQGHLLKALPVLEGGDIVGLITLERAVGAADEVEVRQIMLPEVTVMDGSTTLVKAAQLFVDRQIETAAVVDRGQLQGMVTVHALLRELRRTWDPLTGLGWSDRLREWGSEMLTSGREISIIFIDINRFGEFNKRFGHIVGDRVLQRVAQLLKREIDPTRDVVVRYGGDEFAIGTPRLADEAEALRERLMSAAESMTATEEGQPITYSIGIGGGRRTKLREDAHIPSMLDEIINNASRDALARKPLAKDENRLEVVSGERERESQTPPPITINEPPAFRPRFDP from the coding sequence GTGACGTTCTCGCCAATGCAGCAACTCTCCGATTTGAACCTGATGCCCGTGTGGGTGACGCCGAGCCATCGCGCGCTTTCGGCGCGGGTTCTCATGCAGGGTCACTTGCTCAAAGCGCTGCCCGTTTTGGAGGGCGGCGACATCGTCGGGCTCATCACGCTCGAACGCGCCGTCGGCGCGGCGGACGAGGTCGAAGTGCGGCAGATTATGCTTCCCGAGGTGACCGTGATGGATGGCTCAACGACGCTCGTGAAGGCCGCTCAGCTGTTCGTGGATCGCCAAATTGAAACCGCCGCCGTGGTGGATCGCGGCCAGCTTCAGGGCATGGTGACCGTCCACGCCTTGCTGCGCGAGTTGCGGCGCACGTGGGACCCGCTAACCGGGCTCGGTTGGAGCGATCGCCTGCGCGAGTGGGGCAGCGAAATGCTCACAAGCGGCCGCGAAATCAGCATCATTTTCATTGACATCAATCGGTTTGGCGAGTTCAATAAGCGGTTTGGCCACATCGTCGGCGACCGCGTGTTGCAACGCGTCGCGCAGCTGCTCAAGCGGGAGATTGATCCCACGCGTGATGTGGTCGTGCGCTACGGTGGCGACGAATTCGCGATCGGCACACCGCGGCTGGCCGACGAAGCTGAGGCCCTGCGTGAGCGGCTGATGAGCGCCGCCGAAAGCATGACCGCGACCGAGGAGGGCCAACCGATTACCTATAGCATTGGCATCGGCGGCGGCCGCCGCACCAAGTTGCGCGAGGACGCCCACATTCCCTCGATGCTCGACGAAATTATCAACAACGCCAGCCGCGACGCCCTCGCCCGCAAGCCGCTGGCGAAGGACGAAAACCGGTTGGAAGTGGTGAGCGGCGAACGCGAACGCGAATCCCAAACTCCGCCGCCGATTACGATTAACGAGCCGCCGGCCTTCCGCCCGCGCTTCGATCCGTAA
- a CDS encoding RtcB family protein translates to MHNYDGIPVWGEPVQEGALTQIRTIAQEADRVALMADHHVGYSMPIGGVAAYKNHISPSGVGYDIACGNKAVLTDMTGVELRRRLTKFMDEIEAKISFGIGRANQEVVDHELFDDPLWSSEVLAGHKAKAQAQLGTVGSGNRYVDLFTDEADRVWVGVHFGSRGLGHHIATWHLKAAGARTGMHDPACLLEVGSELGDSYLAHMRLGGEYAYAGRDWVCGKVARILGAHILEEVHNHHNFAWRETHDGEDFWVIRKGATPAFPGQKGFVGGSMGDISVILEGVEHEYSSLAMYSTVHGAGRVMSRTEAAGKKKGMKRMGGAVTVRMMEAWLAEQKVMLRGGGTDESPHCYKRLPEVLKLHSKTVRILHTLTPVGVLMAPAKTYDPYKD, encoded by the coding sequence ATGCACAACTATGATGGAATACCCGTTTGGGGAGAGCCAGTCCAAGAAGGAGCTCTCACCCAGATCAGAACAATTGCTCAAGAGGCCGACCGAGTCGCCCTCATGGCGGACCACCACGTCGGCTATTCGATGCCGATCGGTGGGGTCGCCGCGTACAAGAACCACATCTCGCCCAGTGGCGTGGGTTACGACATTGCCTGCGGCAATAAAGCTGTACTGACCGACATGACCGGCGTCGAACTTCGCCGCCGGTTGACCAAGTTCATGGACGAGATCGAGGCGAAAATCAGCTTCGGGATCGGTCGCGCCAACCAGGAGGTGGTGGACCATGAACTGTTCGACGACCCGCTTTGGTCAAGCGAGGTTCTCGCCGGCCACAAGGCGAAAGCCCAGGCGCAACTCGGCACCGTGGGAAGCGGAAACCGTTACGTGGACCTCTTCACTGACGAGGCCGATCGCGTGTGGGTCGGCGTGCACTTCGGTTCGCGCGGACTTGGCCACCACATTGCCACTTGGCACCTGAAGGCGGCGGGGGCGCGCACCGGAATGCACGACCCCGCTTGCTTGCTGGAAGTCGGCTCCGAACTGGGCGACAGCTACTTGGCGCACATGCGTCTGGGTGGGGAATATGCCTATGCCGGGCGTGACTGGGTGTGCGGCAAGGTGGCCCGCATCTTGGGTGCGCACATTCTGGAGGAGGTTCATAACCACCACAACTTCGCGTGGCGAGAAACCCACGACGGCGAGGACTTTTGGGTCATCCGCAAGGGGGCAACGCCCGCCTTTCCGGGCCAAAAGGGCTTTGTCGGCGGATCCATGGGCGACATCTCCGTGATTCTGGAGGGGGTTGAGCACGAGTATTCGTCGCTGGCCATGTACTCGACCGTCCACGGAGCCGGTCGCGTGATGTCGCGCACGGAAGCCGCGGGCAAAAAGAAGGGAATGAAGCGCATGGGAGGCGCGGTGACCGTGCGAATGATGGAAGCCTGGCTCGCCGAACAGAAAGTGATGCTTCGCGGCGGCGGGACGGACGAATCGCCGCACTGCTACAAGCGACTGCCCGAGGTGCTCAAGCTGCACAGTAAGACCGTGCGGATTCTGCACACTCTCACTCCGGTGGGCGTGCTGATGGCGCCCGCCAAGACCTATGACCCCTATAAGGATTAA
- a CDS encoding deoxyribonuclease IV: protein MSAQLLGAHVPTAGGLVTAFDRAEAIGCTAVQVFTTSPRQWAARPLTDEVLQKWHARKAVSPIQAYVSHDSYLVDLSSEIPENQEKSINFLVGELTRCALLEIPYCVSHMGSGRDAAPALATIAENTRRVLGETPDSVMLLMETTAGQGRDLGYRFEHWALVMELLGNPARLGICLDTCHIFAAGYDIRTPETYEASMAEFERLLGFDKLKCVHCNDSKKKYGSRVDRHEAIGDGEIGPEAFRCLVNDPRLEQTMIVLETPDAETMHGVNLQRLRDLRA from the coding sequence ATGAGCGCGCAACTGCTCGGCGCGCACGTCCCGACCGCCGGAGGCTTGGTCACCGCCTTCGACCGCGCCGAAGCCATCGGCTGCACCGCTGTACAAGTGTTCACGACCAGCCCGAGGCAGTGGGCTGCCCGTCCGCTGACCGACGAGGTGCTGCAAAAGTGGCATGCGCGCAAGGCCGTCAGCCCGATTCAGGCGTACGTGTCGCACGATAGTTACCTGGTGGACCTCAGCTCCGAGATTCCGGAAAACCAGGAGAAGTCCATCAACTTTCTGGTCGGCGAGCTCACCCGTTGTGCCTTGCTCGAGATTCCCTATTGCGTCAGCCACATGGGGTCCGGTCGCGACGCCGCGCCCGCCCTGGCGACCATCGCCGAAAACACCCGGCGCGTGCTCGGCGAAACCCCCGACAGCGTGATGCTGCTGATGGAGACGACCGCCGGCCAGGGCCGCGACTTGGGCTACCGTTTTGAGCATTGGGCGCTGGTGATGGAGCTACTCGGCAACCCGGCGCGCCTGGGCATTTGCCTAGATACCTGCCACATCTTCGCCGCCGGGTACGACATCCGTACGCCAGAAACCTACGAGGCATCCATGGCCGAATTCGAGCGTCTGCTTGGCTTCGACAAGCTCAAATGCGTCCACTGCAACGATTCCAAAAAGAAATACGGCAGCCGCGTGGACCGGCACGAAGCCATCGGCGACGGCGAGATTGGGCCCGAAGCGTTCCGCTGCCTCGTCAACGATCCGCGGCTCGAGCAGACGATGATCGTTCTCGAAACCCCTGACGCCGAGACCATGCACGGCGTCAATTTACAACGACTAAGAGACCTTCGAGCTTAA
- a CDS encoding Gfo/Idh/MocA family oxidoreductase — protein MSVRVGLAGVSHVHAGSYRACLGDAYIGFWDEDGGDFGRGETVFASLDALLDACDAVVIAGNNVSHRAIALAAFAQGKHVLCEKPLAPTIADAEAMIAAAKQADRVLMTAFPCPYSPAFERALARVQRGEIGTLKAVCATNRGTCPGGWFMDPAQSGGGALLDHSVHVADLLRRLLGEEPTSVAATVGNNLRQGAVEDTAMITMNYPSGVFATLDASWSRTSSYRTWGDVTLNIVGTEGVIEVDLFGPGIDVYSDTKPSHRMDSYGANLDDLMVKDFLRCIAEGGAPRCTGEDGLAATRVAEMAYANLTSAMATAR, from the coding sequence ATGTCAGTTCGAGTTGGTTTGGCCGGAGTGAGCCACGTCCATGCGGGCAGTTACCGCGCTTGCCTGGGTGACGCGTACATCGGGTTTTGGGACGAAGACGGCGGAGATTTCGGTCGCGGCGAAACCGTGTTCGCGAGCCTCGACGCACTTTTGGATGCGTGCGACGCGGTTGTCATTGCCGGCAACAACGTCTCGCACCGCGCGATCGCTTTGGCCGCGTTTGCGCAGGGCAAGCACGTGCTCTGCGAGAAGCCGCTGGCGCCCACCATAGCCGACGCGGAGGCGATGATCGCCGCCGCCAAGCAGGCGGATCGCGTGCTGATGACGGCGTTCCCCTGCCCTTATTCTCCGGCGTTTGAGCGCGCGTTGGCGCGGGTTCAGCGCGGCGAAATCGGGACGCTCAAAGCCGTCTGCGCGACCAATCGCGGCACCTGCCCCGGCGGCTGGTTTATGGACCCCGCCCAAAGTGGCGGCGGCGCGTTACTTGACCATTCGGTTCACGTCGCCGATTTGCTTCGGCGCTTGCTCGGCGAAGAGCCGACCAGCGTGGCCGCCACGGTCGGCAACAACCTTCGGCAAGGCGCGGTGGAGGACACCGCCATGATCACGATGAACTACCCAAGCGGGGTCTTCGCCACGCTCGATGCGTCGTGGTCGCGCACCAGCAGCTACCGCACGTGGGGCGATGTCACGCTCAACATCGTCGGCACCGAGGGGGTGATTGAAGTGGATTTGTTCGGCCCGGGCATCGACGTTTACTCCGACACCAAGCCATCCCACCGAATGGATAGTTACGGCGCCAACTTAGATGACCTTATGGTGAAAGACTTCTTGCGATGCATCGCCGAGGGCGGCGCGCCGCGGTGCACCGGCGAGGATGGTCTGGCCGCCACCCGCGTCGCGGAGATGGCCTACGCCAACCTGACTTCGGCCATGGCGACTGCCCGATGA
- the ftsZ gene encoding cell division protein FtsZ, producing the protein MDQGVNVKPESLFDNQANIKVIGVGGAGGNAVNRMVEVGVAGVTFVSLNTDEQALEASRANIRMQLGTGVTRGLGAGGDPEIGQRAAKESEKEIAELLAGTDMVFITAGMGGGTGTGGAPVVAQIARSLDILTVGVVTKPFLFEGPRRKRQAEEGAARLREHVDTLITVPNDKLVQFVEKKTTMQAAFKAADDVLRQGVQGISDIIYLPGLINVDFADVRSVLKEAGVALMGMGRGIGEQRARLAAQAAVSSPLIETNVEGATKLLVNITAGRDFTIGEAHDAMEYIMQFADPEEAEVYMGQVTRDGQEGEVYITLLAAGMPENARAAARPNAVFTNTVPTDRPGVVAPQPSTPQPTMPQDIALDEVDVDIPAFLRRQKFGMN; encoded by the coding sequence ATGGATCAAGGAGTGAACGTGAAACCAGAAAGTCTTTTCGACAATCAGGCCAATATCAAGGTCATCGGCGTGGGTGGCGCTGGTGGCAACGCTGTTAACCGAATGGTGGAAGTCGGCGTGGCCGGCGTCACGTTCGTTTCGCTCAACACCGACGAGCAAGCCCTCGAGGCGAGTCGGGCCAACATCCGCATGCAACTGGGCACGGGCGTGACCCGCGGCTTGGGTGCAGGCGGCGACCCCGAAATCGGGCAGCGCGCGGCCAAGGAAAGCGAAAAGGAAATCGCCGAGCTGCTCGCCGGCACCGACATGGTGTTTATCACCGCCGGCATGGGCGGCGGCACGGGCACGGGTGGCGCCCCGGTTGTCGCGCAAATCGCGCGCAGCCTCGACATTCTCACCGTCGGGGTGGTGACCAAACCATTTTTGTTTGAAGGTCCGCGCCGCAAGCGCCAAGCCGAAGAAGGTGCCGCGCGACTCCGCGAGCACGTGGACACGCTCATCACGGTGCCCAACGACAAGCTTGTTCAGTTTGTCGAAAAGAAGACCACGATGCAGGCCGCGTTTAAGGCCGCCGACGATGTGCTGCGGCAAGGCGTCCAGGGCATCAGCGACATCATTTATCTGCCGGGCCTCATCAACGTGGACTTTGCCGACGTGCGCAGCGTGCTCAAGGAAGCCGGCGTGGCGCTCATGGGGATGGGTCGCGGCATCGGCGAGCAACGCGCTCGATTGGCGGCTCAAGCGGCGGTCAGCAGCCCGCTCATCGAAACCAATGTCGAGGGCGCGACCAAGCTGCTGGTGAACATCACCGCCGGACGCGACTTTACGATCGGCGAGGCTCACGACGCGATGGAATACATCATGCAGTTTGCCGACCCCGAGGAAGCCGAGGTTTACATGGGTCAGGTCACCCGCGACGGGCAGGAAGGCGAGGTTTACATCACGCTGCTGGCCGCGGGCATGCCGGAAAACGCGCGCGCCGCCGCGCGACCGAACGCCGTCTTTACGAACACGGTGCCGACGGATCGCCCGGGCGTGGTTGCCCCGCAACCGTCGACCCCGCAACCGACCATGCCGCAGGACATTGCGCTGGACGAAGTAGACGTTGACATTCCCGCCTTCCTTCGCCGCCAAAAGTTCGGCATGAACTAA
- a CDS encoding GNAT family N-acetyltransferase, which translates to MVEFRWQESQADLDALLLVLADVYRRGKPVDPPQLKPDEIGAIGLVDGRVGAGFLVMDMQVSRRAATLPCAGVAAVGVLPEARHGGLGSAMMRWSLAAMRDRGYDLACLYPFRETYYGKFGYATAGVRVMIECPRDRMPDLPMTLPVRRIAPENVADLDSALVPYARRHSGVNLRSADNWQRRLGETPPMIYAFGEPAQAYLWTSLEGMFWDDLTVGELIYATREGYESALGFLRTLGINRGAISWRESSLSPFVIHHLDSNVKVSYDRLTMWRVLDVPRTFGRLQTNESGSFCFALTDDLLPDNAGTWRVNFSPAGVTIEPGSDPDFSLDIRQLSPAFLGQPSLREFAELGLIQVHRPERIAEAERLLSPTPTLCPDFF; encoded by the coding sequence ATGGTCGAATTTCGTTGGCAAGAATCGCAAGCCGATTTGGATGCGCTATTGTTGGTGCTGGCCGACGTGTATCGCCGCGGCAAACCCGTCGATCCGCCGCAGCTCAAGCCGGACGAAATCGGCGCGATCGGCCTGGTGGATGGCCGGGTTGGCGCGGGATTTTTGGTGATGGACATGCAGGTTTCGCGGCGCGCCGCGACCTTGCCTTGCGCGGGCGTGGCCGCGGTGGGCGTGTTGCCCGAGGCGCGGCATGGCGGGCTCGGCTCGGCCATGATGCGCTGGTCGCTGGCCGCCATGCGCGATCGCGGCTACGACCTCGCGTGCCTTTATCCGTTCCGCGAGACCTACTACGGCAAATTTGGCTACGCGACCGCCGGCGTGCGCGTGATGATCGAATGTCCGCGCGACCGCATGCCCGACTTGCCCATGACGTTGCCTGTGCGACGCATTGCGCCCGAGAATGTGGCCGACTTGGATTCCGCGCTGGTTCCCTACGCGCGTCGGCACAGCGGGGTGAACCTTCGCTCCGCTGACAACTGGCAGCGCCGCCTCGGCGAAACTCCGCCGATGATTTATGCCTTTGGCGAACCCGCGCAAGCCTATCTTTGGACGAGCCTGGAAGGAATGTTTTGGGACGACCTCACGGTCGGCGAACTCATCTACGCCACGCGTGAAGGCTACGAGTCGGCGCTCGGCTTTCTGCGCACGCTCGGCATCAATCGCGGGGCGATATCCTGGCGCGAATCCAGCCTGAGTCCGTTCGTTATTCACCATTTGGATAGTAACGTCAAAGTCTCGTACGACCGTTTAACCATGTGGCGAGTTTTGGACGTGCCTCGCACCTTTGGTCGGCTGCAAACGAACGAGTCTGGCAGTTTCTGCTTTGCTCTCACCGACGATCTCCTGCCTGACAACGCGGGCACATGGCGAGTCAACTTCTCGCCCGCGGGCGTGACGATTGAGCCGGGAAGCGATCCCGATTTCTCGCTCGACATCCGCCAGCTTTCGCCCGCCTTTCTCGGTCAGCCGAGCCTACGCGAATTCGCCGAGTTGGGGCTTATCCAGGTTCATCGACCGGAGCGGATCGCGGAAGCCGAGCGGTTGCTTTCTCCGACGCCGACGCTGTGTCCTGACTTTTTCTGA